One window from the genome of Musa acuminata AAA Group cultivar baxijiao chromosome BXJ1-4, Cavendish_Baxijiao_AAA, whole genome shotgun sequence encodes:
- the LOC135641981 gene encoding protein trichome birefringence-like 19: protein MRWENLLLLTPYHIMKPYSPELQNGSSRTSLQNTPRIVLLLTATLFLLTIIPLYLFPLLATSFAWRNLSSPPSSLSPSLSSSSSFSSSSSRDMSRDAMAGVTMAKSSCDIFRGEWVPNPNAPYYTNETCWAIHEHQNCMKFGRPDTEFLKWRWKPNDCDLPIFNPAQFLELVRGKSLAFVGDSVGRNQMQSLICLLLRVTYAVDASVTEDEKFRRYHFPTHNFTVASFWSPFLVRAHEADPNGPTLTGLFNLHLDQVDTNWTTQMTPFDYVIVSAGHWFFRPTMFFEADQLVGCHYCLHPNVTDLTMYYSYRRAFRAALRAFNDLPGFRGTVFLRTFAPSHFENGEWNKGGNCVRQRPFRSNETRMDGYNLEMYMAQLEEYRAAEGEGKEKGVRFRLLDTTEAMLLRPDGHPGRFGHRPDENVTLYNDCVHWCLPGPIDNWNDFLLHMLKNEGGRSAAGRRSRNDRKSTIK from the exons ATGAGGTGGGAGAACCTTCTTCTTCTTACACCATATCATATCATGAAGCCTTATTCTCCAGAGCTTCAGAATGGGAGCAGCAGAACAAGCCTGCAGAACACCCCCAGGATAGTCCTCCTCCTCACTGCCACCTTGTTCCTCCTCACCATCATTCCTCTCTATCTCTTCCCTTTGCTAGCCACATCGTTCGCATGGAGAAACTTATCCTCTCCACCTTCCTCcctttctccttctctttcttcttcctcttccttttcatcttcttcttctcgtgaCATGAGCCGTGACGCCATGGCTGGTGTGACGATGGCCAAGAGCTCGTGTGATATCTTTAGGGGGGAGTGGGTGCCCAACCCTAACGCGCCTTACTACACCAACGAGACGTGCTGGGCCATCCATGAGCACCAGAACTGCATGAAGTTTGGGAGGCCGGACACGGAGTTCCTGAAGTGGAGGTGGAAGCCGAACGACTGCGATCTGCCCATCTTTAACCCGGCGCAGTTCTTGGAGCTCGTCAGAGGGAAGTCACTGGCCTTCGTTGGAGACTCGGTGGGGAGGAACCAAATGCAATCCCTCATCTGCCTCCTGCTCAGA GTCACATATGCGGTGGATGCGTCGGTCACTGAAGATGAGAAGTTCCGGCGGTATCACTTCCCGACCCACAACTTCACGGTGGCCAGCTTCTGGTCTCCGTTCCTGGTGAGGGCACACGAAGCCGACCCCAATGGCCCAACCCTCACCGGCCTCTTCAACCTCCACCTGGACCAAGTGGACACCAACTGGACCACCCAGATGACGCCGTTCGACTACGTCATCGTCTCCGCCGGCCACTGGTTCTTCCGCCCCACCATGTTCTTCGAGGCCGACCAGCTCGTCGGCTGCCACTACTGCCTCCACCCCAACGTCACCGACCTGACCATGTACTACAGCTACCGGAGGGCCTTCAGGGCCGCGCTCCGGGCCTTCAACGACCTCCCGGGCTTCAGGGGCACGGTGTTCCTCCGGACCTTCGCGCCGTCGCACTTCGAGAACGGCGAGTGGAACAAGGGGGGCAACTGCGTGCGGCAGCGGCCGTTCCGGAGCAACGAGACAAGGATGGACGGCTACAACCTGGAGATGTACATGGCGCAGCTGGAGGAGTACCGGGCGGCGGAGGGCGAGGGGAAGGAGAAGGGCGTCAGGTTCCGGTTGCTGGACACCACGGAGGCGATGCTACTAAGGCCGGACGGTCACCCGGGCCGGTTCGGCCACCGCCCCGACGAGAACGTGACTCTCTACAATGACTGCGTCCACTGGTGCTTGCCGGGGCCGATCGACAACTGGAACGATTTCCTGCTCCATATGCTGAAGAACGAGGGTGGCAGATCAGCCGCCGGCCGACGATCCAGGAACGACAGGAAGTCCACGATCAAATAG